DNA sequence from the Hoylesella buccalis ATCC 35310 genome:
AGATAAAGAAGGTATATAATAAGGTGATTAACGAAGCGATGATGCTAATCACGACACTGGCCGTTTGTCCAAGCAAGGTAAATACCTTGGGCATCCCCGTTTTAAGAATGTCGCTGAAATCCTTGCTCTTCATGAAGCTTTCTATTTCAGTGCGGTTTTTGGTAATCCACTGCGAGATGTAAGAGCCTAAGTCGCTACTGTGTGTGCTTTGATTAATCCAGTTGTTAAGGATGTCGTTGAGCTTGCCAAACTGTTCTATCATCGGTGGAATGATGGCATATACCAGTCCGCCAATCACCACAACCACGGCCAACATGGTGATGATAATAGCAATGGCGCGAACTTTGACATGCATTTTATACTGTACAAACTTTACCAGTGGGTAGAGCAAGTAGGCAAAGAGCCAGGCCACAAAGAACGGTAGAAGCACACCACTCAGGTAGTTGACAAGGTATAATACGAAGAATATCAATAGCAGGACGGAGGCTATTCGTATAAATTTGTCAAAGGTGATTTCTTGTCTTTTCATATTTTCGTAGATTGATGTATCCTATTTGAGCTTTTCTTCCTGTTGGGGAGCCACCGAAACGGATTGTTCTTCGAGCAAAGTCTTTTGATAACATTCCCGACAAAGGGGTTCGTAGGTGAGCTTTTCGCCCAGCAAAACGCGCTTATCGTTCTGCACCAAGCGGTGGCTGATGTAAGCCAAAGCGCCGCATTTCACGCAGATGGCATGCACTTTGGTCACCTCATCAGCGATGGCACACAAGCCAGGAATGGGTCCGAAAGGCCGTCCTTGGAAATCCATGTCAAGTCCTGCGATGATCACGCGCACCCCTTTGTTGGCCAATTCGTTGCACACCTTGACGAGTCCATCATCGAAGAATTGGGCTTCATCGATACCCACGACATCCGCATCGGAAGACAATAACAAAATGCTTGACGATGAATCAACGGGAGTAGACTGAATGGCATGCTGGTCATGGCTCACCACATTCTCCTCGGAATAGCGGGTGTCTATGGCGGGCTTGAATATCTCAACGCGCTGTTTGGCAAAGCTAGCCCGTCGCATGCGCCTAATCAGCTCTTCTGTCTTGCCCGAAAACATAGAGCCACATATCACTTCTATTCTTCCTGGGCGATGTGATTCGCCTGTCAAATATTCCATCATGTTGCTGCAAAAATACGAAGAGGAATTAAAAATTGCAAAGAAATTGTCTGTTTTTTTGTTCGTCTTGATTATTTAACTATATTTGCGTTCTATATGGGAATATTGTACATCGTGCCCACCCCAGTGGGGAATATGGAAGATATGACGATGCGAGCCATTCGCATTCTCAAGGAGGTGGACCTGGTGTTGGCAGAAGATACCAGGACATCGGGCAAGTTGTTGAAGCATTATGACATACAAAATCACTTGCTATCGCACCATAAGTTCAACGAACATGGCACTTCCGCGGGCATTGTAGAACGATTGAAAGCAGGCCAGAGCATAGCGCTCATCAGCGATGCGGGTACACCTGGCATCAGCGACCCGGGGTTCTTTCTGGCGCGCGAGGCTGCAAAAGCAGGCATAACGGTACAAACACTGCCTGGAGCCACCGCTTGCATTCCGGCGATTGTTTCATCCGGTTTGCCCTGTGACCGCTTCTGTTTCGAAGGCTTCTTGCCGCAGAAAAAAGGTCGACAAACACAGTTGGAGGCGCTCAAAGAAGAGCGTAGAACGATGGTTTTCTACGAGTCGCCCTATCGTTTGCTGAAAACATTACAGCAATTTGCCGATGTATTTGGCCCCGATCGCCCCGTGAGCGTGGCTCGTGAGATATCCAAACTGCACGAAGAGCATGTTCGAGGCACACTTGATGAGGTGATACAACATTTTAAAGAAGTTCCACCGCGAGGCGAAATCGTCATTGTGGTGGGTGGAGATAACAAGAATAAGAAACTTAAAACAGAACGAATATGAAAAAGATTTTAAGCCTGGCCACCATTGCCATCTTTACTTTCGCATGCTTTGGATGTCAGAACAACAAGAAAAACAGCGATTTGGAACAGGCGGCTCAAGCCGATTCTTTGCAGCAAGTCATCAGTCAGAAAGACAACGAAATCAATGACATGATGGGTACGCTCAATGAAATCCAAGAGGGATTCAAGGAAATTAATGCGGCAGAAAACAGGGTTACCATCGCCAAAGAAGGTGAGGGCGCCAACAAAGGGCAGCAGATTCGTGAGGACATTCAGTTCATCGCCTCTACCATGAAGCGTAACCGCGAACTGATTGCCAAGCTCCGCAACCAACTGAAGCAAAGCTCCGTGAAGGGAGATGGTTTGAAAAAAGCATTGGACAGCCTCACCGCTCAGTTGGAAGAGAAAGACAAGCAGCTTCAGGAATTGCGTGCCGAACTGGATGCAAAGGATATCCATATCTCCGAGTTGGATGAAACAATCAACAACCTGAACACCAATGTCAACAATTTGGCAACCGAGAGTTCGCAGAAATCACAGGTAATCAACAGCCAGGATAAGCAGCTTAACACCGCTTGGTTTGTGTTTGGTACACGAAAAGAGCTGAAAGAACAGCGAATCATCGAGGGTGATAAGGTGTTGCAGGCCAACTTCAACAAGGATTATTTCACCAAGATTGACATCCGCGTGAACAAAGAAATCAAGTTGTACTCCAAGTCGGCTAAGGTTCTCACCATGCACCCATCCAGCAGTTATCTGTTGCAGCGTGATGCCAACAAGCAGTATGTGCTTCGAATCACTAATCCAGAAATCTTCTGGAGTACCAGTAAGTACCTCGTTATTTTGGTGAGATAAGGCTGTCGAGAAACACACGCTTTCCCAGAAATAACGTACATGCGTCTGCCGGGAAGCAATAACTATACACCTCAATCCTCTTGCTCGGAACAGTCTGAGTAGGAGGATTTTTTATTGATGCCAACCGCTTCAACCACCCTATTGAAACCGCTCATTCTCCTTGTTGAAACGACTTTGAGACAGCTCAGCCTTGCAATGCCTTATCGTTTTGCTTTGAAAAACTGTTGCATCAGCTGCTTGCATTCCTCTTCCAGCACGCCACCCGTGACCGTTGCCTTGGTATGCAACACGTTTGGCGCGTACCGCTGATAGCCCCGTTTCTCATCGCCGGCCCCATACACGATGCGCGATACCTGCGCCCACCCCATGGCACCAGCGCACATCGGACAAGGCTCAACGGTGACGTAGAGAGTGCATTGGGGCAGATATTTGCCGCCAAGTTGAGCCGCTGCGGCCGTGATGGCCAGCATCTCTGCATGCGCCGTGACGTCGTTCAGGGTTTCTGTCTGGTTGTGTGCGCGTGCAATGATGCGTCCTTGGCACACAACGACAGCACCAATGGGTACTTCTCCTTCATCGTAGGCGGTATGAGCCTCTGCCAGTGCCTTTTGCATAAACTGTTCGTCTTGTTTGCGTTGTTCGTCGTCGGTCATGGTCGTGTCTGTTTGTGTGCTTGCAAATTTACAACATTCTTTTTGATGTGTGGAAGAAAAACCGTATTTTTGCAACACATCATCAGGGAGCATCAGGACATGGCTACACACAACAAATTTGGGAAATGGGGCGAAGATACAGCCGTCGATTACCTGCACAAGCAGGGATATACCATCCGCGAGCGTGGCTGGCGGCATGGTAAGTTCGAGATTGATATCATCGCGTTGTCGCCCGATGGCATTACCTGTGTGTTTGTTGAGGTGAAAACACGTCGGTCAGACGAGGTCGCCTTGCCCTCCGATGCCGTTGATGAGAAGAAGATGAGGAATCTCGGTATCGCGGCCGATGTTTATGTAAAGATGTTTGACATACAAGAGGAGCTGCGCTTTGATGTCATTTCCATCCTGGGATCGACAGCCGAGAACATGCAGATAGAGCACTTCGAAGATGCCTTCAACCCTGTATTGTTATAACCAAAAATGCGTATCAAACTGGTCAAACTCAATGAGGTAGACTCTACCAATGTGTACCTTTGCGAACACGCTGATTGTTTCAACGAAGAGATGGTGGTCGTTCAGGCCGATTATCAGACGAGCGGTAAGGGACAAGGACAGAATGGTTGGGAAAGTCAGGCAGGGAAAAATTTGCTGTATTCCCTGCTGGTTCATCCCCAAAAGCTGCCTGTAAAAATTCAATTCTTTTTGTCTATGGCTGGTGCTTTGTCCATTAAAGCCGTATTAGACGAATATGTTGACAATATTACCCTTAAATGGCCGAATGACATCTACTGGAAAGACAGCAAACTGAGTGGCACGCTCATCGAGTTAAGCGTACACTCACAGGTCATTCAACGCTGTATCTATGGAGTGGGGCTCAACGTCAATCAGGCGGTCTTTGAGAGCGATGCGCCCAATCCAGTGTCCTTAGCGCAGATTGTGGGACATGAGTTGGACCGCGACAAGCTGCTTCATCAACTTATCAACGCATTCGAGCAATATTACAATTGCTTGGAAGAAGGAGCGTTCGACGAAATCTCCAACCAGTATCATGCCGCGCTGTATCGGCGGGAGGGCGTGCATCCTTATCGCGACCGTGAAGGCTGTTTCCAGGCTTCCATCGTGACGGTGGAACCCGATGGCCGACTGGTGTTGAAAGATACCGATGGGTGCATGAGAGGTTACTATCTTAAAGAGGTGGAATTTATTACATAAAATAGGCTGCGCCTTAACAAAGTAAACAAGTTTCCTTTGTATTCGGCTTGCGCTATTTTTAAAAACAGAATCAATCAAACGAACATTTATAAGCAATATGGTAAAGTTTAAACGTATACTCTTGAAGTTGAGTGGAGAAAGCCTGATGGGCAGTCAGAGCTATGGAATCGACCCCAATCGGCTCGCCGACTATGCCCAACAAATTAAGGAAGTGCACGACATGGGCGTGCAGGTAAGCATCGTCATCGGTGGCGGAAACATATTCAGAGGACTGAGCGGGTCGCAGAAAGGCTTTGACCGCGTAAAGGGTGACCAGATGGGTATGTGCGCTACAGTGATCAACTCCTTGGCATTGAGTTCCGCATTAGGTGCGATTGGCGTTAAAAACAAGGTGATGACAGCCATTCGCATGGAACCTATTGGCGAGTATTACAACAAATGGAAGGCCATTGAGGCGATGGAAAACGGACTGGTTTGCATCTTTTCGTGTGGAACGGGTTCACCCTATTTCACCACAGACACGGGCAGTTCGCTGCGTGGCATCGAGATTGAAGCCGACGTCATGCTCAAAGGTACGCGCGTTGACGGCGTGTACACAGCCGACCCGGAGAAAGATCCCACGGCTACGAAGTTTGACGACATCACCTTTGACGAGGTGTATAACCGCCATCTGAAGGTGATGGATCTCACCGCTACGGCCATGTGCAAGGAAAACAACCTCCCGGTCTATGTGTTCAACATGGATGTGGTTGGCAACCTGAAGAAGGTACTGGAAGGCGAACCCATAGGCACTTTGGTCCACAATTAGGCTGATGTAAAATAAGGTTCTTCCGTTAAATGCCATTCGCTTGTCATGCAGAACGTATCGCTTTCATCGGAAGAACCACCGCTATGGCATGAAGCCCACGGCTGCTTCCGCTATATGTTTTAGTTCATGGCAGTCTAAATCAGCAAGAACAAGAATGCCATGATCGAAGGGAGGAAAAAAAGGAAAGTTCTCCCCCACTCTCCCTCTCCAAACAAACTCATTGCATTAAGCCCCTTAAAGCATGCAGATTGGCGTGCAATCTACATGCTTTAAGGGGCTTAACTCTATGCTTTTGTTTCAACATCCGGAACAAGTAGGAAAGTCAAGCGTTACACGTTAGCTTATCCTACTCGCTCTCTGATATTGACAGCTGTTACATACGCTCTTTCAACAAGGCAGGAATTTCGCAGGTTTCGCGAGCCACTGGCACGCCTGCGGCTTCAAAAGCGGCTATCTTCTCGGCAGCCGTTCCCGAACCACTGGAAATAATGGCACCCGCATGTCCCATTTGTTTGCCCTTCGGAGCCTCACGTCCAGAAATGAAAGCCACCACGGGTTTGGTCACATGCTGTTTGATATAGTCGGCTGCACGCTCTTCTGCGTCGCCACCAATCTCACCAATAAGGGCGATACTGTCGGTCTCTGGGTCGTTTTGGAACATCTCCAACAAGTCTTGGAAATACAAACCCACGATGGGATCGCCACCTACACCCACTGCGGTAGACTGTCCAAAGCCAGCAGCAGTGAGGTCGGCAACCACCTGATAGGTCAATGTTCCACTACGACTAATCACACCCGTGTGCCCCTTCTTAAAGATATTGGTTGGCATAATGCCCACCATACTCTGTTCAGGAGAAATCAATCCCGGGCAGTTAGGACCTATCAACTTGGCTCCTTTGTCGGAGATGTAACGATAAGCCTCAACAACATCCAACGTTGGCACGCCCTCTGTAATACAAATAATCAACTGAATGCCGGCATCGGCAGCCTCGAGCATGGCGTCTTTGGCAAAAGCTGCTGGCACAAAAATCACCGAAGTGTTCGCACCCGTAGCCTTGACTGCATCTTTTACCGTATTAAAAACAGGAATCCCTGCAACCTCTTGTCCAGCCTTGCCAGGCGAAGTTCCGCCTACCACATTGGTTCCGTACTCCTTCATTTTCGTGGCATGAAAACTGCCATCGCGTCCAGTAATTCCTTGGACAATTAACTTTGTATCGTGATTAATTAATATACTCATCGCTTTATAGATTTAACATGGTTAGATATCTTATTTGTTCATGCACTGTTGAGCCAGCTCTACGGCTTTTTTACCAGCCTCGCTCATGGTCTTAGCCACATGGAACTTGGTTCCTTTCAACAACTCGCGACCCTCCGCTTCATTGGTACCAGTGAGTCGGATAACGATTGGCATGTCGGTATCGAGCATCTTAAACGCTTCTATTAGTCCCTTTGCCACATCGTCGCAACGTGTAATACCGCCAAAGATATTGATGAGAACCACCCGTACATGACTGTCACTGAGCAACAGTTTCATCGCCTCGACAATCTTCGTAGGATTAGAACTACCGCCAATATCCAAGAAATTGGCAGGGTTACCGCCATACAGCTTAATCATATCCATGGTTGCCATGGCCAGTCCGGCACCGTTCACCATGCATCCAATCTCACCACCAAGGTTGACATAACTAAATCCTTTGTCTTTGGCATCCTGCTCCTTGCGCTCTTCTGCCGTAGGCTCAAAGAGTTCGAAAACATCAGGATGACGATACAAGGCATTGTTATCGAAAGTCATCTTGGCATCAATCGCCTTCACCTCCCCACTCTTGGTCACTACTAATGGATTGATTTCTGCCAACGAAGCATCTTTCTCTTTGAAGAGACGGTACAGATTTTGGAAAACTGGAACGGCCTGCTTCACTAACGCTTTGTCATCGAAAAGACAAAAAGCAGCTTCTCTTGCCAAGTAATCGGGCATGCCAATGAGCGGATCAATAGGTATCTTGTGGATTTTTTCGGGTGTATTTTTAGCAACTGACTCGATGTCCATACCACCCTCACGACTTAACATCAGAATGGCAGACTTTACTTTTCGGTCGATGACAATACTTACATAATACTCTGACGCGATATCAATAGCTTCGCCAACCAAGATACGATCGACGGTAAAGCCTTTGATATCCATACCTAAAATTTGAGAAGCATATTCTTTCAGTTGTTCTTCTCCTTTAGCAACCTTCACGCCGCCAGCCTTTCCACGGCCACCTGTATGCACTTGTGCCTTTACAACTGCACGCTCTGATCCTAAGGATTGGTAAGCTGATACGGCCTCATCGACCGTCCGACACAATACACTCTTGTCAACTGGCAAATGGTACTGTGCAAACAAGGCTTTCGCCTGATATTCATGAACCTTCATGGCAATTTGTTTTGTTAGTAAATAGTTTTGTTAACCTTGCAAATATAATGCTTTTTTTGTGTACGATGACAAAAAAGGATAAAAATCACAACTCGAAATGTTAACGATTTAAAATGACGGGGACATTGGCTGTGACAAAATCGTAGGCGGTGGTAAATTTTCCGCCCAAAATTAAACTTTATTGCTTTTTGAACATCACATATAATAAGGTATCTCGACCCTGGAAACCACAACAGGGTCGATGAAAAAGGTAAACGAAACTAAACAGATGAAGCGAATACTCCTCACCATGCTGGCATTGATGATGATATCAATGGCCGCATGGACACAAGAACGACAGATTACAGGAACCCTTGTAGACAAAGAGACAAACGAGCCGATGACGCATGCCACGGTACAGTTGTTGAAAACAGACAGCACGTTTGTCACCGGAGCCGTATCTGACAAGCATGGCGCCTACACGTTAAAGGCTCCCGCCAACGGCAGGTACCTGCTCAAGCTGTCGAGCATTGGCTACATCACCAGCTTCCAGAACATCCACATAACAAAGAACGAGTCTGTGAAGGTGGGACAAACGGCCATGCGCCCCGACGCCGTGATGCTGAAAGAGGCGCAGGTCACAGGCCAGGCCATGAAGGTAGTGGTGAAGAAAGACACCTTCATCTACAACGCTGCGGCCTACCGCACGCCGGAAGGGTCGGTAGCCGAAGAACTGGTGAGGCGCATTCCGGGCGCACAGGTAGACGACGATGGGAAGATTACCATCAATGGCAAGGAGGTGAAAAAGATTAAGGTGGACGGCAAGGAGTTTATGGTTGGCGACACCAAAACGGCCATGAAGAACCTGCCCACCAATGCGATAGAAAAGATAAGGGCGTACGATGAAAAGAGCGATCTGACGCGCGTGACGGGCATTGATGATGGCAACGAGGAGACGGTGCTTGACTTTGGTTTGAAACGCGGCATGAACAAAGGGATGATTAGCAACGTCGACCTGGCCGTGGGAACCAAAGACCGCTATGCTGAACGCCTCATGACGGCTTATTTCAAAGACGGTCTGCGCATCATGACCTTCGGCAATGCCAACAACACCAACGACATGGGATTTGGGCGAAGGGGTGGCTTTAGAAGAGGAAGAAACGGACTGAACGCCAACAAAATGGTGGGGCTGAACCTGAACTACGAAAAGAAAGACACGCTGAAAATAGACGGGAGCGTGCGCTGGAACCACTCGGACAGTGACATCGGCACAAAAAGATCGACAGAAAATTTCGTCAGTCGCGTGGGTTCGTTCTCCAACAGCGTCAACCAGCAATATGGACGAAACAACCGATGGAACGCCAACATGCGAGTGGAATGGACACCCGATACGCTGACCAACATCATGTTTCGCCCCAGTTTGAGTTATTCTACCAACGATGGGCGCAGCTGGAATCAGTCGGCATCGTATAACGAAGACCCGTTTCTACATGCTACCGACCCATTGGCAGCCGAATCGTTGGCCCAGATGGCGGCCGACAGTGTGGTGGTGAATAGGCGCGATCACAATGGCATCAGCTACGGTGAGAACAAGCGTTTCGGCGGGATGCTGCAACTGAACAGACGACTGGGAAACAAAGGTCGCAACGTCACCTTGAGGGCCGACGCCAACTATAACGAGAGCGAAAACAACAACCTCACGATGAGCAACGTGCATTTATATAAGGTGAAAAATGCGCTGGGCAACGACTCGACCTATCAAACCAACCGCTACAATCTCACACCGTCTAAGAATTGGAACTACAGCGTGCAGGCTACTTACAGCGAACCCCTGTGGAAGGCCACGTTTTTGCAACTGAGTTACAAGTTCAACTACAGCTACAGCAAAAGCGACCGTTCTACCTACGACTTCAGCAACCTGGGCGAGGACTTCTTCGCCGGCCTCAGTCCTGTGTACCGCAACTGGAACAGTTATTTGAGTAGATTGGAACATCCATACGAAACGTATCTGGACGAAGAGCTGAGTAGGTTCTCGCAATACCAAAATTATACGCACGAGGTGAACCTGGGCTTTCGGATGATTCGCACCAAGTACGATTTCAACGTGGGACTGATGGTACAGCCACAGAAGTCGAAATTCATCCAACGTTATCAAGGAGTGGATGCCGACACAACCCGCACCGTGACCAACATGACCCCCACCTTGGACTTTCGTTACCGCTTCTCGGACGTGAGCAACCTGCGCATCAACTACCGAGGCTACACCTCGCAACCGGGTATCGCAGAACTGTTGGACATTTATGACGACAGCGACCCACTGAATATCTCCAGGGGAAACCCGGGACTGAAACCATCGTTCACCAACAGCTTCCGCCTGTTTTACAACAATTACATCAAAAGCCATCAGCAAGGCATCATGGGCTTTCTGCACTATGGCAACACGCGCAACAGCATCAGCCAAAAGGTGACCTACGATGAGAAAACGGGTGGAAGAACAACGCGGCCTGAAAACATCAACGGCAACTGGAATGTCAATGGCGGACTGATGTACAACTGCTCGATTGACACTGCGGGGGTGTGGAACATCAACACGTGGACCTCTCTGGGATACAACAACCGTGTGGGGTACATCAGCCTCAACCGCAACGCCGACTCGCAGAAGAACACCACACGGTCGCTATCGGTTAACGAGCGTCTGGGGATGAGCTTCCGCAACGAATGGCTGGAAGTAGAGCTGAATGGATCGGTGAACTATGACCACACGCGCAACCAACTGCAAAAGCAAAGCAACCTGGACACATGGCGCTTTTCCTACGGAATCAACGTGAACCTGACGGCTCCGTGGGGAACCAGCCTGTCGACCGACTTGCACGAGAACAGTCGTCGTGGCTACAACGACCAGGCCATGAACACCAATGAGCTGGTGTGGAACGTGCAGTTGTCGCAGAGTCTGCTCAAACAGCGCAACCTCACGCTGTCGTTGCAGTTCTACGATATCCTGAACAACCAGAGCAATTTCAGCAGATTCATTGATGCCATGCAGCGCAGCGACACCGAATACAACAGCATCAACAGCTATGCCATGCTGCACGTAATTTATCGACTGAACATCTTTGGCGGCCGCCAAGCACGTCAAGGCATGCGCGAAAGAGGAGGTTCCTTTGGTAGTCGTCAACGGTTTGGCGGCCGGAGCAATCGGGGCGGTCATGGCGGCAGACACTGGTAACCATTAGCGTTGCCACTCAAGATCATGGGAGGTAACGGGAGTTAATGGGGAGTAAATAGAAGTTAACGGACAATAGCGTTGCAAACAAGATTATGGGAGGTAACGGGAGTTAATGGGGAGTAAATAGAAGTTAACGGACAATAGCGTTGCCAAAGAAGTGATTCATTTGCAAAGCTATTGTCCGTTAACTCCCCCTAACTTCAAGTTAATCCTGTTAACTCCCCCTAACTTCAAGTTAATCCTGTTAACTCCCCATAACTCCAAGTTATTCCTGTTAACTCCCCCTAACTACAAGTTACTCCTGTTAACTCCCACTAATTCTATTCTCTCCCAAGAATTCCCCAACAACCTGCTCAATCACTTGCGGGAAATGCTTCATCTCCAGCTGGTGCTCTTTTTCTGCAATGTCGTCGACAGTGTCGGATGGGAGAAGTGGGGTGCGGAACTGAGCAATGATTTCTCCACCATCGCATACCGAACTAACCCAATGAACGGTGAAACCTGTCTCGGTTTCGCCCGCGGCCTTCACCGCTTCGTGCACATGGTGTCCGTACATACCCTTGCCGCCAAACTTAGGCAGCAAAGCAGGATGCAGGTTAATCATGCGCCGGTGGTAAGTCTGGATGAGATAGTCGGGAATCATCAGCAAGAACCCAGCCAACACGATGAAATCGATGTGATGTTCATCGAGTAGCTTCAACACCTCATCGGCCTTGCCGAACTCGGCCTTGGGTACGACAACGGTAGGAACGTTCAGTCTTTCGGCTCGCACCAAGGCGTAGGCATCTGACTTGTTGCTCAACACCAGTGCGACATGCACCAGCGGTGAATCTTGAAAATAGCGAATGATGTTCTCGCAATTGGTTCCGCTGCCGGAAACAAAGATGGCAACGTTACAGGGTTGCCGTTTGGATGCTGTGGTGGTGGTTGGTTTGGTCATAGTGATTATTGGGATTATTAGGCCAATTGGGCTTATTGGCCTTATTAGGCCTATTAGCCTTATTGTTGGTTGTCATCATCTTCTTCATCCCACTCATCCTCTTCATCCCATCCAAAGAGAGCCGGACGGACGAAGGCATCCATGCTGCGACGGTCTTTCTTCGTGGGGCGACCGGTTCCACGGGCACGGTCTACAAATCCACTGATGCGGCTCATCTCCAACAGTTCGTACTGCTTGGCATCGGTGACATTCTCGTATATCTGTGGAATGAACTTAGCCCCCACCCGCTGTTCGATGGTCTTAATCACCTTGAACGAATAGGTGATGGGCGGTTTCTTGACATCAATCGTTTCGCCGGGCTTGATGACATGACTTGGCTTCACGTTCACCCCATTGACGCTCACACGATTGTTCTTGCAAGCATCAGCAGCCAGTGTGCGGGTCTTGAAGATGCGAGCCGCCCAGAGCCACTTGTCAATGCGCGCCGATCCGGTGTCCTTGACACGAAGGTTGGTAGTGGTGGAGGTGGTTTCTGTCATAGTAATTATTGGCCTTATTAGGCTAATTGGGCTTATTAGGCTTATTAGGCTTATTGGCCCTATTGGGCTAATTGGCCTAATTGGCTACTTGCCCCCTTTCTTTTTCCCCTGTTGGTTAAACTGGTTCATGGTGATGTCGATGCCAGCCAGGACAAAGCTCTTGATGATTTCCACCGCCGTGTCGATGGCAGGCTGAAGAACCTGCATGTCAGCCTCATCATAGTGACCAAGCACCCAGTCTACCTGTCCGCCACGTGGATACTCGTTGCCTATGCCCATGCGCAAACGGGGATAGTTCTGGCCGATGAGCTGCTGAATGTGTCCCAATCCGTTGTGGCCGCCATTGCTGCCACTACCTTTGAGGCGGAACTCGCCTAAGGGCAAGGCCACATCATCAGAAACCACGAGCAATCGCCGCTGATCAATGTTTTCCTTGTTGAGCCAATAACGCACGGCGTTACCGCTGAGGTTCATAAACGTGGTGGGCTTGAGCAAGATGATTTTACGACCCTTCAGACTGGTTTCGGCCACGAAGCCATAACGCTTATCCTCAAAAACGATATTGGACGCCTTGGCAAAAGCGTCCAATACCATAAATCCAGTGTTGTGGCGGGTTCCCGCGTATTCAGCACCCGGGTTTCCCAGTCCACAAATCAAGTATTTGTCCATTGATTAAATAATCGTCAATATCACGGGCTGACTAAGCCTCTGCTGGTGCAGCTTCGCCTTCGCCTTCGCCTTCAGCGGCTGCCTCGCCCTCTTCAGCTGTTTCAGTGTCGGTAGACATGGTAGCGGCACGTGTCATCTTGATAGAGCATACCACGACATCCTTCGATGTAGCCATTTCCAGTCCTTCAAAATTCAGCTGACCCACCTTGATG
Encoded proteins:
- the pyrH gene encoding UMP kinase — protein: MVKFKRILLKLSGESLMGSQSYGIDPNRLADYAQQIKEVHDMGVQVSIVIGGGNIFRGLSGSQKGFDRVKGDQMGMCATVINSLALSSALGAIGVKNKVMTAIRMEPIGEYYNKWKAIEAMENGLVCIFSCGTGSPYFTTDTGSSLRGIEIEADVMLKGTRVDGVYTADPEKDPTATKFDDITFDEVYNRHLKVMDLTATAMCKENNLPVYVFNMDVVGNLKKVLEGEPIGTLVHN
- a CDS encoding nucleoside deaminase, translated to MTDDEQRKQDEQFMQKALAEAHTAYDEGEVPIGAVVVCQGRIIARAHNQTETLNDVTAHAEMLAITAAAAQLGGKYLPQCTLYVTVEPCPMCAGAMGWAQVSRIVYGAGDEKRGYQRYAPNVLHTKATVTGGVLEEECKQLMQQFFKAKR
- a CDS encoding thymidine kinase, translated to MMEYLTGESHRPGRIEVICGSMFSGKTEELIRRMRRASFAKQRVEIFKPAIDTRYSEENVVSHDQHAIQSTPVDSSSSILLLSSDADVVGIDEAQFFDDGLVKVCNELANKGVRVIIAGLDMDFQGRPFGPIPGLCAIADEVTKVHAICVKCGALAYISHRLVQNDKRVLLGEKLTYEPLCRECYQKTLLEEQSVSVAPQQEEKLK
- a CDS encoding YraN family protein, coding for MCGRKTVFLQHIIREHQDMATHNKFGKWGEDTAVDYLHKQGYTIRERGWRHGKFEIDIIALSPDGITCVFVEVKTRRSDEVALPSDAVDEKKMRNLGIAADVYVKMFDIQEELRFDVISILGSTAENMQIEHFEDAFNPVLL
- the rsmI gene encoding 16S rRNA (cytidine(1402)-2'-O)-methyltransferase yields the protein MGILYIVPTPVGNMEDMTMRAIRILKEVDLVLAEDTRTSGKLLKHYDIQNHLLSHHKFNEHGTSAGIVERLKAGQSIALISDAGTPGISDPGFFLAREAAKAGITVQTLPGATACIPAIVSSGLPCDRFCFEGFLPQKKGRQTQLEALKEERRTMVFYESPYRLLKTLQQFADVFGPDRPVSVAREISKLHEEHVRGTLDEVIQHFKEVPPRGEIVIVVGGDNKNKKLKTERI
- a CDS encoding biotin--[acetyl-CoA-carboxylase] ligase, translating into MRIKLVKLNEVDSTNVYLCEHADCFNEEMVVVQADYQTSGKGQGQNGWESQAGKNLLYSLLVHPQKLPVKIQFFLSMAGALSIKAVLDEYVDNITLKWPNDIYWKDSKLSGTLIELSVHSQVIQRCIYGVGLNVNQAVFESDAPNPVSLAQIVGHELDRDKLLHQLINAFEQYYNCLEEGAFDEISNQYHAALYRREGVHPYRDREGCFQASIVTVEPDGRLVLKDTDGCMRGYYLKEVEFIT
- the sucC gene encoding ADP-forming succinate--CoA ligase subunit beta: MKVHEYQAKALFAQYHLPVDKSVLCRTVDEAVSAYQSLGSERAVVKAQVHTGGRGKAGGVKVAKGEEQLKEYASQILGMDIKGFTVDRILVGEAIDIASEYYVSIVIDRKVKSAILMLSREGGMDIESVAKNTPEKIHKIPIDPLIGMPDYLAREAAFCLFDDKALVKQAVPVFQNLYRLFKEKDASLAEINPLVVTKSGEVKAIDAKMTFDNNALYRHPDVFELFEPTAEERKEQDAKDKGFSYVNLGGEIGCMVNGAGLAMATMDMIKLYGGNPANFLDIGGSSNPTKIVEAMKLLLSDSHVRVVLINIFGGITRCDDVAKGLIEAFKMLDTDMPIVIRLTGTNEAEGRELLKGTKFHVAKTMSEAGKKAVELAQQCMNK
- the sucD gene encoding succinate--CoA ligase subunit alpha, translating into MSILINHDTKLIVQGITGRDGSFHATKMKEYGTNVVGGTSPGKAGQEVAGIPVFNTVKDAVKATGANTSVIFVPAAFAKDAMLEAADAGIQLIICITEGVPTLDVVEAYRYISDKGAKLIGPNCPGLISPEQSMVGIMPTNIFKKGHTGVISRSGTLTYQVVADLTAAGFGQSTAVGVGGDPIVGLYFQDLLEMFQNDPETDSIALIGEIGGDAEERAADYIKQHVTKPVVAFISGREAPKGKQMGHAGAIISSGSGTAAEKIAAFEAAGVPVARETCEIPALLKERM